A window from Synechococcus sp. UW179A encodes these proteins:
- a CDS encoding glutathione S-transferase C-terminal domain-containing protein has translation MSIPPLIVRNVRKGWQWQWQRLMTGLGPADDEGNYQRPDSAPMQTSVPAADDLQEREPDRRPRLLIGRSCPWAHRAWLMVKLRGLESTLGVITAKADHEEGRWRLDPSWLGCTSLLELYRRCGAEPSLRATVPVLVDPGRTEQHKPHLLGNDSTPLTSALNRWPAAPEAPDLAPASLQERIESWQQLLQPALNDGVYRCGFARNQSAYNLASAAMDDALQELEGSLRQEGPWLCGATLTLADVRLFPTLIRWETVYSPLFGCSARPLWMLPELWKWRQRFLALPGVEATCDATAWRHDYFGALFPLNPGGIVPEGPKLSTLVNSTIPLP, from the coding sequence ATGTCGATTCCTCCGCTGATCGTTCGCAATGTGCGAAAGGGCTGGCAGTGGCAGTGGCAACGCCTGATGACAGGGCTGGGACCTGCGGATGACGAGGGCAACTACCAACGGCCGGACAGCGCTCCAATGCAAACTTCGGTGCCTGCGGCAGATGATCTTCAGGAGCGTGAACCAGACCGTCGACCGAGATTGCTGATTGGCCGCAGCTGTCCTTGGGCACATCGCGCCTGGCTGATGGTGAAACTGCGTGGTCTTGAGAGCACTCTCGGGGTGATCACCGCCAAAGCTGACCATGAGGAAGGACGATGGCGGCTCGATCCCAGCTGGCTGGGCTGCACCAGCCTCCTGGAGCTGTATCGACGCTGCGGAGCGGAACCCAGCCTGCGAGCGACGGTACCGGTGCTGGTGGATCCTGGCCGCACCGAACAGCACAAACCACACCTTCTCGGCAACGACAGCACACCACTGACCTCGGCACTTAATCGGTGGCCTGCAGCACCTGAAGCACCTGACCTGGCACCGGCCAGCCTGCAGGAACGGATCGAAAGCTGGCAGCAGCTTCTGCAGCCAGCTCTGAACGATGGGGTTTACCGCTGCGGCTTTGCGCGGAACCAATCGGCTTACAACCTGGCAAGTGCCGCCATGGACGATGCTCTTCAAGAGCTAGAAGGAAGCCTCAGGCAGGAAGGTCCATGGCTCTGCGGTGCAACCCTGACCCTTGCCGATGTGCGCCTGTTCCCGACCCTGATCCGCTGGGAGACTGTCTACTCTCCCCTGTTCGGATGCAGCGCTAGACCCTTGTGGATGCTGCCAGAACTATGGAAATGGCGACAACGGTTCCTTGCGTTACCAGGAGTGGAGGCCACCTGCGATGCCACTGCCTGGCGCCATGACTACTTCGGCGCTCTATTTCCCCTGAATCCTGGCGGAATCGTTCCGGAGGGTCCAAAGCTGAGCACACTGGTGAATAGCACCATTCCCCTGCCATGA
- a CDS encoding aspartoacylase produces the protein MASPRVLVVAGTHGNEVNAPWLLEQWVAHNELIDACGCVVQTVIGNPEARAVGRRYRDRDLNRSFRPDLLQQCAINPEQCDREMLRAQELLSQFGPKGQRPCDLVFDLHSTTAAMGNCLVVYGRRPADLALAALVQSSLGLQVYLHEADAAQQGFMVERWPCGLVIEVGPVPQSVRRHDIVDQTRLALQAVFLAIADVVSGKACYPHQLVIHRHLKSLDLPRQASGEASALIHPQLQDRDWIPLSCGDPLFVSAQGTTIAYEGPDGAIPVFINEAAYAEKAIALSLTSREEWPLSQNWTEALALLLKRGQRGEPL, from the coding sequence ATGGCAAGCCCCCGAGTGCTGGTGGTGGCTGGTACCCACGGCAATGAAGTCAATGCTCCATGGCTCCTCGAGCAATGGGTCGCTCACAACGAGCTGATAGACGCCTGTGGATGCGTCGTCCAAACGGTGATTGGTAATCCGGAGGCCCGTGCCGTTGGTCGTCGTTATCGCGATCGCGATCTCAATCGTTCCTTCCGTCCCGACCTTCTGCAGCAGTGTGCGATCAATCCCGAGCAGTGTGATCGTGAAATGCTCAGGGCTCAGGAACTGTTAAGCCAGTTCGGGCCTAAGGGACAAAGGCCCTGTGACCTCGTGTTTGACTTGCATAGCACCACAGCTGCGATGGGCAACTGCCTGGTGGTGTACGGCCGCAGGCCAGCCGATCTGGCCCTCGCAGCGCTGGTCCAGTCATCGCTTGGGCTACAGGTCTATCTGCATGAAGCGGATGCTGCTCAGCAGGGTTTCATGGTGGAGCGCTGGCCCTGTGGGCTTGTGATTGAAGTGGGGCCTGTGCCTCAGAGCGTTCGCAGGCATGACATCGTTGATCAGACGCGCTTGGCGCTTCAGGCGGTGTTTCTGGCCATTGCTGACGTCGTCTCCGGAAAAGCCTGCTATCCCCACCAGTTAGTAATCCACCGTCACCTGAAAAGCCTTGATTTGCCTCGACAGGCCTCAGGTGAGGCTTCAGCACTGATTCACCCTCAGCTGCAGGATCGCGACTGGATTCCCTTGAGCTGCGGTGATCCTCTGTTTGTATCGGCCCAGGGAACAACCATTGCCTATGAGGGGCCTGACGGGGCGATTCCCGTTTTCATCAATGAAGCGGCATACGCGGAAAAGGCCATTGCCCTCAGCCTCACGAGCCGTGAAGAGTGGCCCCTGTCCCAGAACTGGACAGAGGCCCTTGCCCTGCTGCTGAAACGGGGTCAGCGAGGCGAACCGTTGTAA
- a CDS encoding DUF2301 domain-containing membrane protein gives MTTADPQFDGIYGPFTITSTDREEVQRYRICLLIGGVSLSVGLLQWWMVGGQWAWLWLLPLCISLGLALQWIHIYLRPLHRALQLFWLIGSLGWLVLLLQAPASEALNTLASQPLWLLAVGPMFAALTGIGFKEFFCFRRPEAIGLTLLLPVALLGRLLGLIGKGPCWMLVLFAGLLLVVLAVRKFGMEAAADVGDKSVFAYLDAQREVAGP, from the coding sequence ATGACGACCGCCGATCCCCAGTTCGACGGAATCTATGGACCTTTCACCATCACGTCGACGGACAGAGAGGAGGTCCAGCGTTACAGGATCTGCCTTCTGATCGGCGGAGTCTCCCTCAGTGTTGGACTGCTGCAATGGTGGATGGTGGGTGGTCAGTGGGCATGGCTGTGGCTTCTACCTCTTTGCATCAGCCTTGGACTGGCACTGCAGTGGATTCATATCTATCTGCGTCCACTGCATCGAGCGCTGCAGTTGTTCTGGCTGATCGGCAGTCTTGGTTGGCTGGTGCTATTGCTTCAAGCCCCAGCTAGTGAAGCCCTCAACACGTTGGCCAGCCAGCCCCTTTGGCTCCTGGCTGTTGGCCCTATGTTTGCCGCTCTCACTGGAATCGGCTTCAAGGAATTCTTCTGCTTCCGGCGTCCGGAGGCCATCGGCCTCACATTGCTGCTTCCTGTTGCTCTCCTTGGGCGTTTGCTGGGGCTGATTGGCAAGGGTCCCTGCTGGATGTTGGTGTTGTTCGCGGGGCTGCTGCTGGTCGTGCTTGCCGTTCGTAAATTCGGCATGGAGGCAGCCGCAGATGTGGGAGACAAAAGCGTGTTTGCCTATCTGGACGCCCAGCGCGAGGTCGCAGGCCCGTGA